A single genomic interval of Spinacia oleracea cultivar Varoflay chromosome 6, BTI_SOV_V1, whole genome shotgun sequence harbors:
- the LOC110792621 gene encoding peroxidase 57-like, whose protein sequence is MMKNYGLIMKASLVNLIITLPLTLAALRVGFYATSCPPAESTIQEIVQQRFVADKSVTSALLRMHYHDCFIRGCDASLLIDSTSNNQAEKVAGANFGLREFELIDKIKSSLEAKCPQTVSCADIIALATRDAVGLAGGPKYNVPTGRRDGLISRSNEVNLPGPTSTVSDSQKAFKAHGLTLNDMVVLLGAHTVGSAHCSFFRDRLSNFRGSGAPDPKMERGTVNKLRKTCGTSTNVDRTAFLDDNTSFVVDNMYYKEIISRRGVLQIDQEIAEDKASSKLVAKLATNNALFKQQFTKAIVNLGKLQVLEGNNGEIRRNCRVHNV, encoded by the exons ATGATGAAAAACTATGGCCTTATCATGAAGGCCTCTttagttaaccttatcatcacTCTTCCTCTCACTCTGGCTGCGCTTCGAGTCGGTTTCTATGCAACATCTTGCCCTCCAGCTGAATCAACCATTCAAGAAATTGTCCAACAACGATTTGTTGCAGATAAATCTGTTACTTCTGCCTTACTTCGTATGCATTACCATGACTGTTTTATCAGG GGTTGTGATGCTTCTCTACTCATAGACTCAACTAGCAACAACCAAGCCGAGAAAGTTGCCGGTGCTAACTTCGGTCTTCGAGAATTCGAACTCATAGATAAAATCAAGTCTAGCCTAGAAGCTAAATGCCCTCAAACCGTCTCATGTGCAGACATCATAGCACTTGCAACACGAGACGCGGTGGGCCTAGCAGGAGGCCCAAAGTACAATGTGCCAACAGGTCGAAGAGATGGGCTCATTTCAAGGTCCAATGAGGTTAACCTACCCGGCCCAACATCCACCGTGTCAGACTCTCAAAAAGCCTTTAAAGCGCATGGGTTGACCCTCAATGATATGGTGGTCCTCTTAGGTGCTCACACCGTTGGAAGTGCTCATTGCAGTTTCTTTCGAGATAGGCTATCGAACTTCCGAGGAAGCGGAGCTCCAGACCCTAAAATGGAGCGAGGAACGGTCAATAAGCTTAGGAAGACATGTGGGACGTCAACGAATGTGGATCGTACTGCATTCTTGGACGATAACACATCATTCGTGGTCGATAACATGTATTACAAAGAGATAATTAGCAGGAGAGGTGTGCTACAAATAGATCAAGAGATAGCAGAGGACAAAGCAAGTTCAAAGTTAGTAGCAAAGTTGGCAACAAATAATGCGTTGTTTAAACAACAGTTTACAAAGGCAATTGTCAATCTTGGGAAACTGCAAGTGCTTGAGGGTAATAATGGAGAAATCAGAAGAAACTGTAGGGTTCATAATGTCTAA